From Kamptonema formosum PCC 6407, a single genomic window includes:
- a CDS encoding glycosyltransferase translates to MISVVIPIYNGEKDLPDLINCLKAQTYPAQQVEYLLVDNKSSDRTPAILTAAATATIIIHSLTENKIQSSYAARNTGIRASQGDIIAFTDADCRPQPEWLETLIRPFADRDVGIVAGEVSPLPGKTIWEQHAAIEDTLSQKHTLAHPFCAYGQTANLAVRRQVLEKVGLFRPYLTTGGDADFCWRILRETSYRLEFAEDAIVRHRHRSSFQQLQSQWRRYGESNRYLHELHGVDLMRELTAGEYFYRLSRWLLKELPIASSKAIAGKANLAELFHTPIGLCNVWARSRGQQQAKLPEKAWEIERF, encoded by the coding sequence ATGATTTCTGTGGTGATTCCTATTTATAATGGCGAGAAAGATTTGCCAGATTTAATTAATTGCCTGAAAGCTCAAACTTATCCAGCCCAGCAAGTAGAGTATTTACTGGTAGATAATAAAAGTAGCGATCGCACTCCTGCCATTCTCACAGCCGCCGCCACAGCTACAATTATTATTCACTCCCTCACCGAAAATAAAATTCAAAGTTCCTATGCTGCCCGCAATACAGGCATTCGCGCCTCCCAGGGTGATATAATTGCTTTTACCGATGCCGACTGTCGGCCTCAACCAGAATGGTTAGAAACTTTAATTAGGCCATTTGCCGATCGCGATGTGGGAATTGTTGCTGGTGAAGTGAGCCCCCTTCCCGGTAAAACTATTTGGGAACAACACGCCGCGATTGAGGATACTCTTTCCCAGAAACATACTTTAGCTCATCCTTTTTGTGCTTACGGTCAAACTGCGAATTTAGCTGTTCGTAGGCAAGTTTTGGAAAAAGTGGGTTTATTTCGTCCTTATCTTACCACTGGTGGCGATGCTGATTTCTGTTGGCGAATTCTGCGCGAGACTTCCTATAGATTAGAGTTTGCTGAAGATGCGATCGTCCGTCATCGACATCGATCTAGCTTCCAGCAATTGCAAAGTCAGTGGCGGCGTTATGGGGAGTCAAATAGGTATTTGCACGAACTGCACGGGGTCGATTTGATGCGAGAATTAACAGCAGGGGAATATTTTTATCGGTTATCGCGATGGTTGTTGAAAGAATTGCCGATCGCATCCTCCAAAGCGATCGCTGGCAAAGCCAATCTAGCAGAATTATTCCATACTCCCATTGGCTTGTGCAACGTTTGGGCGCGATCGCGCGGACAACAACAAGCAAAACTCCCAGAAAAAGCCTGGGAAATTGAGCGATTTTAG
- a CDS encoding glutathione S-transferase family protein — translation MLTLYHQPISFNSRRVWITLLEKGLEFELIEMNLDGDQFKPEFLAINPFHHIPVLVDDGFNVVESLAILDYLEAKYPTPTMLPKDAKEIAIARMVQMVTVNELSPAVMVLSPQMLGLPGGDAEKIEIALQKIATVLKFFENLLGDRPFFGSENLTLAEVVAGTVIPWLPRGGVSLSDYPKLNAWCDRLIARPAWKATQPTPASIEWIKSRIAARMGL, via the coding sequence ATGCTGACGCTTTATCACCAGCCGATTTCTTTCAATTCGCGCCGCGTTTGGATTACACTGCTGGAAAAAGGACTTGAGTTTGAACTGATAGAGATGAATTTAGATGGGGATCAGTTCAAGCCAGAGTTTTTGGCAATTAACCCTTTCCACCATATTCCAGTTTTGGTAGATGACGGCTTTAATGTAGTTGAATCTTTGGCAATTCTGGATTATTTAGAGGCAAAGTACCCTACACCGACAATGTTGCCAAAAGATGCAAAGGAAATCGCGATCGCGCGGATGGTGCAAATGGTGACAGTAAATGAGTTGTCGCCTGCTGTGATGGTACTATCTCCACAGATGTTAGGTTTGCCTGGAGGTGACGCGGAAAAAATCGAGATCGCTTTGCAGAAAATTGCGACAGTGCTAAAGTTTTTTGAGAATTTATTAGGCGATCGCCCTTTTTTTGGTAGCGAAAATTTAACTCTCGCTGAGGTGGTTGCGGGTACTGTTATACCTTGGCTACCGAGAGGTGGTGTTTCTTTGAGTGACTATCCGAAATTGAATGCTTGGTGCGATCGCTTGATAGCGCGTCCCGCCTGGAAAGCGACTCAGCCGACACCAGCATCAATAGAATGGATAAAATCTCGCATAGCAGCTCGAATGGGGCTGTAG
- a CDS encoding NADH-quinone oxidoreductase subunit M, producing the protein MLSTLLWLPVLGAIVVGFLPGNQTANRLRYIALAFAFAIFMWTAWLLTQFDLTASGLQLQEYLPWIPQLGLNYNLGVDGLSMPLVVLSSFLTAIVIYGSGDAVERPRLYYPLMLLVNAGIAGAFVAQNLLLFILFYELELIPFYLLIAIWGSQKREYAAIKFLLYTAVSGILVLAAFLGTAWLSHSSSFDYSDIHTQTLSLSTQLILLIVLLVGFAIKIPLVPLHTWLPDAYVESSTPVVIMLGGILAKLGAYGLVRFGLQMLPEAWAILAPSLAIIGTFSVLYGALSAIAQKDIKRMVAYSSIGHMGYILVAAAAGTPLAMVGAVAQMVSHGLILALLFYLVGAIETKVGTRDLDILNGLMNPVRGLPLISSLLVLGGMASAGIPGLVGFIAEFLVFQGCFSVFPIPTLLCIFASGLTAVYFLILLNRTCFGKLDNKLAYYPKVKFAETLPALVLAVTIFVLGVQPSWLVRWTEATTNAIVATLPATNNPQVAMQYKNQ; encoded by the coding sequence ATGCTGAGTACCTTGCTCTGGTTGCCCGTTTTGGGTGCTATTGTCGTCGGATTTTTGCCCGGAAACCAAACAGCTAATCGTCTCCGTTATATAGCATTAGCTTTCGCCTTTGCTATCTTTATGTGGACGGCATGGCTGTTAACTCAATTTGACTTAACAGCTTCAGGATTGCAGCTTCAGGAATATTTACCTTGGATTCCCCAATTAGGTTTAAACTATAATTTGGGAGTTGACGGCTTATCAATGCCGCTGGTAGTTTTAAGCAGTTTTCTCACAGCAATTGTGATTTACGGTAGCGGCGACGCAGTAGAAAGACCCCGGCTTTACTACCCTTTAATGTTGCTAGTGAATGCCGGAATTGCGGGAGCTTTTGTCGCTCAGAATTTACTACTGTTCATCCTGTTTTATGAGCTAGAACTCATTCCTTTTTACCTCTTAATTGCCATCTGGGGTAGTCAGAAACGGGAATATGCAGCGATTAAGTTTTTGCTTTATACCGCTGTTTCTGGAATCTTAGTCCTGGCCGCTTTCTTAGGTACAGCTTGGTTGAGTCATTCTTCTAGTTTTGACTACAGCGATATCCACACTCAAACATTATCTTTGAGTACGCAACTGATACTACTAATAGTGCTGTTAGTAGGATTCGCGATCAAAATTCCCTTAGTTCCTTTGCACACTTGGCTACCTGATGCTTATGTAGAATCTTCCACACCAGTTGTAATTATGCTGGGGGGTATTCTTGCCAAGTTAGGAGCTTACGGTTTAGTCCGTTTCGGCTTACAAATGTTACCTGAAGCTTGGGCAATTCTTGCCCCTAGCTTAGCAATTATTGGCACTTTCAGCGTACTTTATGGGGCGTTGAGTGCGATCGCGCAAAAAGACATTAAGCGCATGGTTGCTTACAGTTCCATCGGTCACATGGGTTACATTTTAGTTGCTGCTGCTGCTGGTACACCTTTGGCGATGGTTGGCGCTGTTGCTCAAATGGTTAGTCACGGTTTAATTTTGGCTTTACTATTTTATTTAGTAGGGGCAATTGAAACTAAAGTCGGGACTCGCGATTTGGATATTCTCAACGGTTTGATGAACCCAGTTCGAGGTTTACCGTTAATTAGTTCCCTGCTAGTTTTAGGCGGAATGGCAAGCGCTGGAATTCCTGGTTTAGTTGGTTTTATTGCCGAATTCCTGGTATTTCAAGGTTGTTTTTCTGTCTTTCCCATACCAACTCTCCTTTGCATATTTGCCTCTGGGTTAACAGCAGTTTATTTCCTAATTCTGCTGAACAGGACTTGTTTCGGCAAGCTCGATAATAAATTGGCTTACTATCCCAAAGTCAAGTTTGCTGAAACCCTACCAGCCTTGGTTTTAGCCGTCACAATTTTTGTTTTGGGAGTGCAACCAAGTTGGTTAGTTCGCTGGACTGAAGCAACTACAAATGCGATAGTTGCTACGCTTCCAGCTACTAACAATCCGCAAGTAGCTATGCAATATAAAAATCAATGA
- a CDS encoding DUF4214 domain-containing protein, protein MNEQSFLQATHKLNNEDFVEKVYCTYLKRDSDIQGKNFFLSF, encoded by the coding sequence ATGAACGAGCAATCTTTTTTACAAGCAACTCACAAACTCAACAATGAAGATTTTGTAGAAAAAGTTTACTGTACTTATTTAAAACGAGATTCTGATATTCAAGGAAAAAATTTCTTTCTTTCTTTCTAA
- a CDS encoding NAD(P)H-quinone oxidoreductase subunit F has protein sequence MAQVFLQTVWLIPCYPLIGAVLSALWFPGITRLTGPRPAGYLNALLTFIAFAHGVLALSATWNQPSQEIFIPWLNVAGLDLTIPLEISSVTVGATVLVTGLNLIAQIFAFGYMEMDWGWARFYSMLGLFEAGMCSLTLCNSLFFSYIILEILTLGTYLLIGLWFNQSLVVTGARDAFLTKRVGDLILLMGVVALLPLAGTWNFTELATWAQTATIDPTVATLLSLALIAGPMGKCAQFPLHLWLDEAMEGPMPATILRNTVVVSTGAWVLIKLQPVIALSPVGVAAMIFVGGVTAVGASLIAIAQIDSKRALSYSVSAYMGLVFIAVGTQQSETALTLLFTYAFAMSLLVMSTGNIIWNNITQDLTQMGGLWSRRPISGIAFVVGAAALVAVPPFGCFWSMLKMCDRLWNDGNWLFLVVLAVNALTAFSLTREFSLIFGGKPKTAMTARSPELHWPFILPMVILMGFTLHVPLMLIQWQLLPIAANINLVVAGLLIASTAIGIGSGAFVYLNDNFAKPVRLGSQQLQDFFAYDLYTAQLYRVSIVFVVDIVSKAIFWIDRFLVDGLVNFVGLATVFSGQSLKYNVSGQTQFYALTIIVGVAGLMVLLTWPLLSRLPLIVGG, from the coding sequence ATGGCCCAAGTCTTTCTCCAGACCGTTTGGTTGATACCCTGCTATCCCCTCATAGGTGCTGTCTTATCTGCCCTGTGGTTTCCCGGTATTACTCGCCTGACAGGGCCTCGACCTGCTGGCTACCTAAATGCACTCCTGACCTTCATCGCTTTTGCCCACGGAGTGCTAGCTTTGTCTGCGACTTGGAATCAGCCGTCGCAGGAAATCTTCATACCTTGGCTCAACGTAGCCGGTCTAGACCTTACTATCCCCCTAGAAATCTCTTCAGTCACCGTCGGCGCGACAGTTTTGGTGACAGGTTTAAACCTGATTGCCCAGATTTTCGCTTTCGGGTACATGGAGATGGACTGGGGTTGGGCGCGGTTTTATTCCATGCTGGGACTGTTTGAAGCGGGGATGTGCAGCCTGACGTTGTGCAACTCGCTATTTTTCAGCTACATCATTCTGGAAATTCTCACCTTGGGAACCTATCTATTGATTGGTTTGTGGTTCAACCAGTCTTTAGTAGTTACCGGTGCCCGCGATGCTTTCTTAACAAAGCGGGTGGGAGATTTAATTCTGCTGATGGGAGTAGTCGCCCTTTTACCTTTGGCAGGTACTTGGAATTTCACTGAATTGGCGACATGGGCGCAAACTGCAACTATAGATCCCACAGTTGCCACGCTGTTGAGCTTAGCTTTAATCGCTGGGCCGATGGGCAAATGCGCTCAGTTTCCCTTGCACTTGTGGTTAGACGAGGCGATGGAAGGCCCCATGCCTGCGACGATTTTGCGTAACACTGTCGTGGTATCAACGGGGGCTTGGGTGTTGATTAAGTTACAACCAGTAATTGCATTGTCCCCTGTGGGTGTGGCAGCGATGATTTTTGTGGGGGGAGTGACTGCTGTGGGCGCTTCCTTAATTGCGATCGCCCAAATTGACAGCAAACGCGCTCTATCTTACTCCGTCAGCGCTTACATGGGTTTGGTGTTTATCGCAGTAGGGACGCAGCAAAGCGAGACAGCGCTAACACTGCTATTTACCTACGCTTTCGCGATGAGTCTGTTGGTGATGAGCACTGGCAACATTATTTGGAATAACATCACTCAGGATCTTACCCAAATGGGCGGTCTGTGGTCGCGGCGGCCGATATCGGGAATAGCCTTTGTGGTGGGTGCTGCGGCATTGGTAGCAGTACCTCCGTTTGGCTGCTTTTGGTCAATGCTGAAAATGTGCGATCGCCTGTGGAATGACGGAAATTGGCTGTTTTTAGTTGTTTTAGCCGTCAATGCCTTAACAGCTTTTAGTTTAACGCGGGAGTTCAGCCTGATTTTTGGTGGCAAACCAAAGACAGCAATGACAGCGCGATCGCCTGAATTGCACTGGCCGTTTATTTTGCCAATGGTGATTTTGATGGGTTTCACCCTTCACGTCCCGCTGATGTTAATTCAGTGGCAACTATTACCAATTGCAGCGAACATTAATCTCGTCGTTGCTGGCTTATTGATAGCCTCAACTGCGATCGGTATCGGTAGCGGAGCATTCGTTTATCTAAATGACAACTTTGCTAAACCAGTGCGTTTGGGTTCCCAACAATTACAAGACTTTTTTGCCTACGACCTTTACACCGCTCAACTTTACCGCGTGAGCATCGTTTTTGTAGTAGATATCGTATCAAAAGCAATCTTCTGGATTGACCGCTTCCTCGTTGATGGATTGGTAAATTTTGTCGGTCTGGCGACTGTTTTCAGCGGACAAAGTTTAAAGTACAACGTTTCCGGTCAAACTCAGTTTTATGCTCTGACAATTATAGTCGGAGTTGCTGGCTTGATGGTGTTATTAACTTGGCCATTACTATCTCGCCTTCCCCTGATAGTTGGCGGCTAA